The following are encoded together in the Carbonactinospora thermoautotrophica genome:
- a CDS encoding PadR family transcriptional regulator, translating to MSPVFGHGRLRLYLLKLLDESPRHGYDIIRQLEDRFMGLYAPSAGTVYPRLQRLESEGLVTRTEEPDGRKVYRITEAGREELRQRADELHELEEELRVSLQDLAKEIRNEVRGSVRNLREELKQAAREVRRQQRHAAREARSAGGEWRELASLLEQFRFEAGYRAREWSLSPEQLREIREIVQDALRRIQEVLERR from the coding sequence ATGAGCCCGGTCTTCGGTCACGGGCGGCTCCGGCTGTACCTGCTGAAGCTGCTCGACGAAAGCCCCCGGCACGGGTACGACATCATCCGGCAGCTGGAGGACCGATTCATGGGCCTGTACGCGCCCTCCGCCGGCACGGTGTACCCGCGCCTGCAACGGCTGGAGAGCGAAGGCCTGGTCACGCGGACCGAGGAGCCCGACGGCCGCAAGGTCTACCGCATCACCGAGGCCGGCCGCGAGGAGCTGCGCCAGCGTGCGGACGAGCTGCACGAGCTGGAGGAGGAGCTGCGGGTCTCCCTCCAGGACCTGGCCAAGGAGATCCGCAACGAGGTCCGCGGTTCGGTCCGCAACCTGCGCGAGGAGCTCAAGCAGGCCGCCCGCGAGGTGCGCCGGCAGCAGCGGCACGCCGCCCGCGAGGCGCGGTCCGCAGGCGGCGAGTGGCGGGAGCTGGCCTCGCTGCTGGAGCAGTTCCGCTTCGAGGCGGGCTACCGGGCCCGCGAATGGAGCCTGTCGCCGGAGCAGTTGCGCGAGATCCGCGAGATCGTGCAGGACGCGCTGCGCCGGATTCAGGAGGTGCTGGAGCGGCGGTGA
- a CDS encoding NAD(P)-dependent malic enzyme: MDPAFAMHRDGKLEVRSTVPIRDRDDLSLAYTPGVARVCAAIAERPELVYDYTWKAKSVAVVTDGTAVLGLGDIGPAAALPVMEGKALLFKEFGGVDAVPICLDCTDVDELVETVVRLAPAFGGINLEDISAPRCFEIERRLQERLDIPVFHDDQHGTAIVTLAALRNAARVVGKEFASLRVVVSGAGAAGVAITKILLQAGIGDIAVADSRGVVHVGRADLNPVKAELAALTNRAGLTGSLAGALAGADVFIGVSGGQVAEDAVASMAPDAIVFAMANPSPEVHPDVARKYAAVVATGRSDFPNQINNVLAFPGVFRGALAVRASRITEGMKVAAAEALAALVADKLSPDQVIPSPFDPRVAPAVAEAVAVAARQDGVARR, encoded by the coding sequence ATGGATCCGGCGTTCGCCATGCACCGGGACGGGAAGCTGGAAGTGCGGTCCACGGTTCCCATCCGCGACCGCGATGACCTGTCGCTCGCGTACACGCCCGGGGTGGCGCGTGTCTGCGCGGCCATCGCCGAGCGGCCCGAGCTGGTCTACGACTACACCTGGAAGGCCAAGTCGGTGGCGGTCGTCACCGACGGCACGGCCGTGCTTGGCCTGGGCGACATCGGTCCCGCCGCGGCGTTGCCCGTGATGGAGGGCAAGGCGCTGCTGTTCAAGGAGTTCGGCGGCGTGGACGCGGTGCCGATCTGCCTGGACTGCACGGACGTCGACGAGTTGGTCGAGACCGTGGTCCGGCTCGCCCCCGCCTTCGGCGGCATCAACCTGGAGGACATCTCGGCGCCGCGCTGCTTCGAGATCGAGCGCCGCCTCCAGGAGCGCCTGGACATCCCGGTCTTCCACGACGACCAGCACGGCACCGCGATCGTGACGCTCGCGGCGCTGCGCAACGCCGCCCGGGTGGTCGGCAAGGAGTTCGCCTCCCTGCGGGTCGTGGTGTCCGGTGCCGGCGCCGCCGGGGTCGCGATCACGAAGATCCTGTTGCAGGCCGGGATCGGGGACATCGCGGTGGCGGACAGCCGTGGAGTCGTCCACGTGGGTCGCGCTGACCTCAACCCGGTCAAGGCGGAGTTGGCCGCCCTGACCAACCGGGCCGGCCTCACCGGGTCTCTGGCGGGCGCGCTGGCCGGCGCGGACGTGTTCATCGGCGTGTCCGGGGGCCAGGTGGCGGAGGACGCCGTGGCGAGCATGGCGCCTGACGCGATCGTGTTCGCGATGGCCAACCCGAGCCCGGAGGTCCACCCGGACGTGGCGCGCAAGTACGCCGCGGTCGTGGCGACCGGGCGCAGCGACTTCCCGAACCAGATCAACAACGTGCTGGCCTTCCCCGGCGTGTTCCGGGGCGCGCTCGCGGTGCGGGCGAGCCGGATCACCGAGGGTATGAAGGTGGCCGCCGCCGAGGCGCTGGCCGCCTTGGTGGCGGACAAGCTGTCCCCGGACCAGGTGATTCCGAGTCCCTTCGACCCGCGCGTGGCCCCGGCTGTGGCGGAGGCGGTCGCGGTGGCGGCGCGGCAGGACGGCGTCGCCCGGCGGTAG
- a CDS encoding ABC transporter substrate-binding protein codes for MTARLMRRSAIALGAGLAATALVVSGCGGQQQQGTANPQQTAKAPAADPKLAAMVPDKIKADGKIVVGTDSTYAPAEFLDQDGKTVIGFDVDLFNAVAGKLGLRAEYVSAPFGAIITGVSSGKYEVGVSSFTINDERKQQANMVSYFNVGTQWATKKSNPAGVSIDEPCGKRIAVQKDTVQVPDIEARSKKCTDAGKPAVTIDQYQGQDQATAAVVSGKDDAMLADYPVAAYAVRQTNGQLELLGQQYEAAPYGYVIPKDQTQFAQAVAEAVKAIIADGTYAEILKKWGVEQGALANPAVNP; via the coding sequence GTGACTGCACGACTGATGCGGCGATCGGCCATCGCACTGGGTGCCGGGCTCGCGGCAACCGCCCTGGTGGTGAGCGGCTGCGGCGGCCAACAGCAGCAAGGGACCGCCAACCCCCAGCAGACCGCCAAGGCCCCGGCCGCCGACCCGAAGCTCGCCGCCATGGTGCCGGACAAGATCAAGGCTGATGGCAAGATCGTCGTCGGGACCGACTCGACGTACGCGCCGGCCGAGTTCCTCGACCAGGACGGCAAGACCGTCATCGGCTTCGACGTCGACCTGTTCAACGCGGTCGCCGGCAAGCTCGGGCTGCGCGCCGAGTACGTCTCCGCGCCGTTCGGCGCGATCATCACCGGCGTCTCCTCGGGCAAGTACGAGGTCGGCGTCTCCTCGTTCACGATCAACGACGAGCGCAAGCAGCAGGCCAACATGGTCAGCTACTTCAACGTCGGCACGCAGTGGGCGACGAAGAAGAGCAACCCGGCCGGGGTCAGCATCGACGAACCGTGCGGCAAGCGGATCGCGGTGCAGAAGGACACGGTCCAGGTCCCGGACATCGAGGCCCGGTCGAAGAAGTGCACCGACGCCGGCAAGCCCGCGGTGACGATCGACCAGTACCAGGGCCAGGACCAGGCCACCGCGGCCGTCGTGTCCGGCAAGGACGACGCGATGCTCGCCGACTACCCGGTGGCGGCGTACGCGGTGCGGCAGACGAACGGCCAGCTCGAGCTGCTGGGCCAGCAGTACGAGGCGGCGCCGTACGGTTACGTGATCCCGAAGGACCAGACCCAGTTCGCCCAGGCGGTCGCCGAGGCGGTCAAGGCGATCATCGCCGACGGCACCTACGCGGAGATCCTGAAGAAGTGGGGTGTCGAGCAGGGCGCGCTCGCGAACCCGGCTGTCAACCCGTGA
- a CDS encoding APC family permease: protein MTAGKPFRNNVFRKLPINEALAVRTGGRHSLRPVYRSRDLVVLGLGVMIGAGIFKIAGQQAATTAGPAVIASFVIGAIVMLLCALCYAELASAIPVAGSAYSFTYVLFGEIWAWLIGWAMLLELLLAAAVVSRAWSLYVVAGLRDLGIEIPAAIEPYVGQLSGFDLFAFAILVTVVFVVAVGSRLGVRVLWLMVAAKVVVIILVIGVGAWYVNPANYTPFIPAPQASGAHQENLLQLIFGGIPHVFGFAGIFTAAAVICIAYIGFDIIATAAEETKDARHDVPRGIIGSLLITIALYVGVAVVMVGMQRYDRLDPNTPLASAFAAFGQGWTAKAIGVGAVLGLSTVVLVVTIGATRVVFSMARDGLLPRPLAHIGGFRTPTRATLAVGTLAIAGSQLIDVLTLESMVVIGTLAAFLFVASGVLVLHYRRPNLERGFTTPLVPLVPLFALGSTGWLMLNLSVKTWTYFGAWMGVGLLVYAGYGQRNSRLGQSLREQLAAADLGQQELEQHGPHGAHT, encoded by the coding sequence ATGACCGCAGGAAAGCCTTTCCGTAACAACGTCTTCCGCAAACTCCCGATCAACGAGGCGTTGGCGGTGCGGACCGGGGGCCGGCACTCCCTGCGGCCGGTCTACCGGAGCCGTGACCTGGTCGTGCTCGGCCTCGGCGTGATGATCGGCGCGGGCATCTTCAAGATCGCCGGTCAGCAGGCGGCGACGACCGCCGGCCCGGCCGTGATCGCCTCGTTCGTCATCGGCGCGATCGTCATGCTGCTCTGCGCGCTCTGCTACGCGGAGCTGGCGTCCGCGATTCCGGTCGCGGGCAGCGCGTACTCGTTCACGTACGTGCTCTTCGGGGAGATCTGGGCCTGGCTGATCGGCTGGGCGATGCTGCTCGAGCTGCTGCTCGCCGCGGCCGTGGTGTCCCGGGCCTGGTCGCTGTACGTCGTCGCCGGCCTGCGGGACCTGGGGATCGAGATCCCGGCGGCGATCGAGCCCTACGTGGGCCAGCTGTCCGGCTTCGACCTGTTCGCGTTCGCGATCCTGGTCACGGTCGTGTTCGTGGTCGCGGTCGGCAGCCGGCTCGGCGTCCGCGTGCTGTGGCTGATGGTGGCCGCCAAGGTCGTGGTGATCATCCTGGTCATCGGCGTCGGCGCGTGGTACGTGAACCCGGCCAACTACACCCCGTTCATCCCCGCCCCGCAGGCCTCCGGCGCGCACCAGGAGAACCTGCTCCAGCTGATCTTCGGCGGGATCCCGCACGTGTTCGGCTTCGCGGGCATCTTCACGGCCGCCGCCGTGATCTGCATCGCCTACATCGGGTTCGACATCATCGCGACCGCCGCGGAGGAGACCAAGGACGCCCGCCACGACGTGCCCCGCGGCATCATCGGCAGCCTGCTGATCACGATCGCCCTGTATGTGGGGGTGGCCGTGGTCATGGTGGGCATGCAGCGGTACGACAGACTCGACCCCAACACCCCGCTGGCGAGCGCCTTCGCCGCGTTCGGCCAGGGCTGGACGGCCAAGGCCATCGGCGTCGGCGCGGTGCTCGGGCTGTCGACCGTCGTGCTGGTGGTGACCATCGGCGCCACCCGAGTGGTCTTCTCGATGGCGCGTGACGGACTGCTGCCGCGCCCGCTCGCCCACATCGGCGGGTTCCGCACCCCGACCCGGGCCACCCTGGCGGTGGGCACGCTCGCGATCGCCGGCTCCCAGCTGATCGACGTGCTCACGCTGGAGTCGATGGTGGTGATCGGCACGCTGGCCGCGTTCCTGTTCGTGGCCAGCGGCGTGCTCGTGCTCCACTACCGGCGGCCCAACCTCGAGCGCGGCTTCACCACCCCGCTGGTCCCGCTGGTGCCGCTGTTCGCCCTCGGCTCCACCGGCTGGCTCATGCTCAACCTGAGCGTCAAGACCTGGACGTACTTCGGGGCGTGGATGGGCGTGGGGCTGCTGGTGTACGCCGGGTACGGGCAGCGCAACAGCCGGTTGGGCCAGTCCCTGCGCGAGCAACTGGCCGCCGCCGATCTGGGGCAGCAGGAGCTCGAGCAACACGGCCCGCACGGGGCGCACACCTGA
- a CDS encoding DUF6104 family protein: protein MYFTDRGIEELAERRGEEEVTLAWLADRLRLFVDLNPEFEAPIDRLATWLARLDDEDE from the coding sequence GTGTACTTCACAGACCGCGGTATCGAGGAGCTGGCGGAGCGTCGCGGCGAGGAGGAGGTCACGCTGGCCTGGCTCGCCGACCGGCTGCGCCTGTTCGTGGACCTGAACCCTGAGTTCGAAGCGCCGATCGATCGCCTGGCGACCTGGCTCGCCCGGCTCGACGACGAGGACGAGTGA
- a CDS encoding DUF4097 family beta strand repeat-containing protein: MTRWEIDQPRELTFDPVRSVHVTVVSGNVNVVGADGPVRLEVTRITAPPLVVEQEGEELLVAYRDWPWRGVFDWVGKDFQDWSWKDALGKLARLFHARYQADVTLAVPYDSTVKVNLLSGPVVLSDLAGEVSARTMSGTLTLQSLAGRVDAEVVSGDIEAESVAGDLRASVMSGSVVAAGCLSRRVDARATSGDITLDLANPHIESVAATTVSGEVIVRIPRDACLEVSATAVSGKLASTFEELRAERGPGQSTLSGRIGSVPPGRGVPGRLSIGITSGHGSILRSDQPCHGAKPPRRTCD, from the coding sequence ATGACGCGGTGGGAGATCGACCAGCCCCGCGAGCTGACCTTCGATCCTGTCCGCTCGGTGCACGTCACCGTCGTCAGCGGGAACGTAAACGTGGTCGGCGCCGACGGGCCGGTCCGGCTGGAGGTGACCAGGATCACCGCGCCCCCGCTGGTCGTCGAGCAAGAAGGGGAGGAGTTGCTCGTCGCGTACCGCGACTGGCCCTGGCGGGGCGTTTTCGACTGGGTCGGGAAGGACTTCCAGGACTGGTCGTGGAAGGACGCGCTGGGCAAGCTCGCCCGCCTGTTCCACGCCCGCTACCAGGCCGACGTGACGCTCGCGGTGCCGTACGACTCCACCGTGAAGGTGAACCTGCTCAGCGGACCGGTGGTGCTCTCGGACCTGGCGGGCGAGGTATCGGCGCGCACGATGTCCGGCACGCTCACGCTGCAGAGCCTGGCCGGCCGGGTGGACGCGGAGGTGGTGTCCGGCGACATCGAGGCCGAGAGCGTGGCCGGCGACCTGCGGGCCTCGGTCATGTCGGGCAGCGTGGTCGCCGCGGGCTGCCTGTCCCGCCGGGTCGACGCGCGGGCCACCTCCGGAGACATCACCCTCGACCTCGCCAACCCGCACATCGAGTCGGTGGCGGCCACCACGGTCTCCGGGGAGGTGATCGTCCGGATCCCGCGCGACGCCTGTCTCGAGGTCTCCGCGACCGCGGTATCGGGCAAGCTGGCCAGCACCTTCGAGGAGCTGCGGGCCGAGCGCGGGCCCGGTCAGTCCACCCTGTCCGGCAGGATCGGCTCGGTCCCGCCCGGGCGCGGCGTTCCCGGTCGCCTGTCGATCGGCATCACGTCCGGCCACGGCTCAATCCTGCGCTCGGACCAGCCGTGCCACGGAGCGAAGCCACCGAGGAGAACCTGTGATTGA
- a CDS encoding zinc-binding dehydrogenase, with amino-acid sequence MFAVTAARFNADDPLSGLELGERPDPAAPDGWATVTVKAASLNHHDLWTLRGVGIREDRLPIVLGCDGAGVDENGDEVVIHSVISDPDWLGDETLDPRRSLLSEKYDGTFAEKVVVPRRNLVPKPPELSWEEAACLPTAWLTAYRMLFTQGGVQPGDTVLVQGAGGGVATALIVLGKAAGLRVWATSGSEAKRKRALDLGADAVFERGAKLPDRVDAVMETVGAATWGHSLRALRPGGTLVVSGATSGFNPSAELNRVFFLQLRVVGSTMGTRDELGKLVKLCQTAGVRPVIDEVMPLTEARRGFEKMARGELFGKIVFTL; translated from the coding sequence ATGTTCGCCGTGACCGCTGCTCGTTTCAACGCCGACGACCCGCTCTCCGGCCTCGAACTGGGGGAGCGACCCGACCCGGCCGCGCCCGACGGCTGGGCGACCGTGACCGTGAAGGCCGCGTCGTTGAACCACCACGATCTGTGGACGCTGCGCGGCGTGGGGATCCGTGAAGACCGGCTGCCGATCGTGCTGGGCTGCGACGGTGCCGGCGTGGACGAGAACGGCGACGAGGTCGTCATCCACTCGGTGATCAGTGACCCCGACTGGCTGGGGGACGAGACCCTGGATCCGCGGCGCAGCCTGCTGTCGGAGAAGTACGACGGGACCTTCGCCGAGAAAGTCGTCGTGCCCCGGCGCAACCTGGTGCCCAAGCCGCCGGAGCTGTCCTGGGAGGAGGCCGCCTGTCTGCCCACGGCCTGGCTCACCGCGTACCGGATGCTGTTCACCCAGGGTGGGGTGCAGCCCGGTGACACCGTGCTGGTGCAGGGCGCGGGCGGCGGCGTCGCGACCGCCCTCATCGTGCTCGGCAAGGCCGCCGGCCTGCGGGTGTGGGCGACCAGCGGTAGCGAGGCCAAGCGCAAGCGCGCCCTCGACCTCGGCGCGGACGCGGTGTTCGAGCGCGGCGCCAAGCTGCCGGACCGGGTGGACGCCGTGATGGAGACCGTGGGCGCGGCCACCTGGGGTCACTCGCTGCGGGCGCTGCGGCCCGGCGGCACGCTCGTGGTGTCCGGCGCGACCAGCGGGTTCAACCCTTCGGCCGAGCTCAACCGGGTGTTCTTCCTCCAGCTGCGCGTGGTCGGTTCCACCATGGGCACCCGTGACGAGCTGGGGAAGCTGGTCAAGCTGTGCCAGACGGCCGGGGTGCGCCCGGTGATCGACGAGGTCATGCCGCTCACGGAGGCGCGCCGCGGTTTCGAGAAGATGGCGAGGGGCGAGCTTTTCGGCAAGATCGTCTTCACCCTCTGA
- a CDS encoding multifunctional oxoglutarate decarboxylase/oxoglutarate dehydrogenase thiamine pyrophosphate-binding subunit/dihydrolipoyllysine-residue succinyltransferase subunit has product MKRKRAVPAVSSQSSSQSPNNPVAGFGPNEWLVDELYQQYLKDPNSVDRAWWDFFADYHPVSEESSEGAAAAKVAPKETSKETSKETQPAGDGQVPTTATTITTPKPSETHPATPVKEPEPAPPRPVSTEPKAEPKPVAEAEVVPLRGIAARTAANMETSLEVPTATSVRAVPAKLLIDNRVVINNHLARKRGGKVSFTHIIGYALVQALKSMPEMNYSYTEVDGKPALVKPAHINLGLAIDLVKPDGSRQLVVPSIKKCETMDFRQFWQAYEEIVRKARNNKLTLDDFQGTTISLTNPGTIGTVHSVPRLMKGQGCIIGVGAMEYPAEYQGCSPETLARLAVSKVMTLTSTYDHRIIQGAQSGEFLRRVHQLLLGEDGFYDEIFRSLRIPYEPVRWVQDIPASHEDDINKTARVMELIHSYRVRGHLMADTDPLEYKQRRHPDLDILQHGLTLWDLEREFPTGGFGGKPMMTLREILGVLRDSYCRTVGIEYMHIQDPEQRRWIQERVEVPHEKPSREEQLRILRRLNAAEAFETFLQTKYVGQKRFSLEGGESLIPLLDAVLSAAAQNRLDEVCIGMAHRGRLNVLANIVGKSYAQIFREFEGNIDPKTAHGSGDVKYHLGADGVFSAPDGSQVKVTLVANPSHLEAVDPVLEGVVRAKQDIIDKASAGFTVLPILIHGDAAFAGQGVVAETLNLSQLRGYRTGGTVHIVVNNQVGFTTSPASSRSSIYCTDVARMIEAPVFHVNGDDPEAVVRVARLAFEFRQAFKKDVVIDLVCYRRRGHNEADNPSFTQPLMYSLIDQKRSVRKLYTEALIGRGDITVEEAEQALKDYQEQLERVFAEVREAAKQPVEPHTPQVGPEWADVPTTVTDEVIKRIVESQINLPEGFTVHPRLLPQLQKRATMIEDDSIDWAMGETLAIGSLLMEGHPVRLAGQDSRRGTFGQRHAVIVDQKTGEEYTPLANLSEDQAKFTVYDSLLSEFAAMGFEYGYSLARPNALVMWEAQFGDFANGAQSVIDEFISSGEQKWGQRSRVVLLLPHGYEGQGPDHSSARIERYLSLCAQNNMTVAYPTLPSQYFHLLRWQVHSPLVRPLVVFTPKSMLRLKAATSAVEEFVSGAFRPVLGDRVDAQGVRRVLLCSGKVYYDLDSYRRRHNLTDTAIIRVERLYPLPAAEIVAELGKYPNAQELRWVQEEPANQGPWPFMALHLPEHLGGRLLYRVSRPASSAPAVGSAAVHEMEQRALVEQAFAS; this is encoded by the coding sequence ATGAAGCGGAAGAGGGCGGTTCCCGCCGTGTCGTCACAGTCGTCGTCACAGTCGCCGAACAACCCCGTTGCTGGCTTCGGCCCCAACGAATGGCTCGTGGATGAGCTCTACCAGCAGTACCTGAAGGACCCGAACTCCGTAGACCGCGCTTGGTGGGACTTCTTCGCTGACTACCATCCCGTGTCAGAGGAGAGCAGCGAAGGCGCTGCCGCCGCGAAGGTCGCGCCCAAGGAGACGTCCAAGGAGACGTCCAAGGAGACGCAGCCCGCCGGCGACGGACAGGTACCGACCACCGCGACGACGATCACGACGCCCAAACCGTCGGAGACACATCCGGCGACGCCGGTCAAGGAGCCCGAGCCGGCCCCGCCGCGGCCCGTCTCCACCGAACCCAAGGCCGAGCCGAAGCCGGTCGCCGAGGCCGAGGTCGTGCCGCTGCGCGGCATCGCGGCCCGGACCGCCGCCAACATGGAGACCAGCCTGGAGGTGCCGACCGCGACCAGCGTGCGGGCGGTGCCGGCCAAGCTGCTCATCGACAACCGGGTGGTGATCAACAACCACCTGGCCCGCAAGCGCGGCGGCAAGGTCTCGTTCACCCACATCATCGGCTACGCGCTGGTCCAGGCGCTGAAGTCGATGCCGGAGATGAACTACAGCTACACCGAGGTGGACGGGAAGCCCGCGCTGGTGAAGCCGGCGCACATCAACCTGGGCCTCGCGATCGACCTGGTCAAGCCGGACGGGTCTCGCCAGCTCGTCGTGCCGAGCATCAAGAAGTGCGAGACCATGGACTTCCGCCAGTTCTGGCAGGCGTACGAGGAGATCGTCCGCAAGGCCCGGAACAACAAGCTCACGCTGGACGACTTCCAGGGCACCACGATCAGCCTGACCAACCCGGGCACGATCGGCACGGTTCACTCGGTGCCGCGCCTGATGAAAGGCCAGGGCTGCATCATCGGCGTCGGCGCCATGGAGTACCCGGCCGAGTACCAGGGCTGCTCGCCGGAGACGCTGGCGCGGCTGGCGGTCAGCAAGGTCATGACGCTGACCTCCACCTACGACCACCGGATCATCCAGGGCGCCCAGTCCGGGGAGTTCCTGCGCCGCGTCCACCAGCTGCTGCTGGGCGAGGACGGCTTCTACGACGAGATCTTCCGGTCGCTGCGTATCCCGTACGAGCCGGTCCGCTGGGTCCAGGACATCCCGGCCAGCCACGAGGACGACATCAACAAGACCGCGCGGGTGATGGAGCTGATCCACTCCTACCGCGTGCGCGGTCACCTCATGGCCGACACCGACCCGCTGGAGTACAAGCAGCGCCGCCACCCGGACCTCGACATCCTCCAGCACGGCCTGACGCTGTGGGACCTGGAGCGGGAGTTCCCGACCGGCGGCTTCGGCGGCAAGCCGATGATGACGCTGCGGGAGATCCTGGGCGTGTTGCGCGACTCGTACTGTCGCACGGTCGGCATCGAGTACATGCACATCCAGGACCCCGAGCAGCGGCGCTGGATCCAGGAGCGGGTCGAGGTCCCGCACGAGAAGCCGAGCCGCGAGGAGCAGCTACGCATTCTGCGCCGGCTGAACGCGGCCGAGGCGTTCGAGACGTTCCTGCAGACCAAGTACGTCGGGCAGAAGCGGTTCTCGCTGGAGGGCGGGGAGTCGCTGATCCCGCTGCTCGACGCGGTGCTCTCGGCGGCGGCCCAGAACCGCCTGGACGAGGTCTGCATCGGCATGGCCCACCGCGGCCGGCTGAACGTGCTGGCGAACATCGTCGGCAAGTCCTACGCGCAGATCTTCCGCGAGTTCGAGGGCAACATCGACCCGAAGACCGCGCACGGCTCCGGCGACGTGAAGTACCATCTGGGCGCGGATGGCGTGTTCTCGGCGCCGGACGGTTCCCAGGTCAAGGTGACGTTGGTCGCCAACCCCAGCCATCTGGAGGCGGTGGACCCGGTCCTGGAGGGCGTGGTCCGTGCCAAGCAGGACATCATCGACAAGGCGTCCGCCGGCTTCACCGTGCTGCCGATCCTGATCCACGGAGACGCGGCGTTCGCCGGCCAGGGCGTGGTCGCCGAGACGCTGAACCTCTCGCAGCTGCGCGGCTACCGGACCGGCGGCACCGTGCACATCGTGGTGAACAACCAGGTGGGCTTCACCACCTCGCCCGCGTCCAGCCGGTCGAGCATCTACTGCACCGACGTGGCCCGGATGATCGAGGCGCCGGTGTTCCACGTGAACGGCGACGACCCTGAGGCGGTCGTCCGGGTGGCGCGGCTGGCGTTCGAGTTCCGCCAGGCGTTCAAGAAGGACGTCGTCATCGACCTGGTCTGCTACCGACGGCGCGGCCACAACGAGGCGGACAACCCCTCGTTCACCCAGCCGCTCATGTACAGCCTGATCGACCAGAAGCGGTCGGTCCGCAAGCTGTACACCGAGGCGCTGATCGGCCGCGGTGACATCACGGTCGAGGAGGCAGAGCAGGCGCTCAAGGACTACCAGGAGCAGCTGGAGCGCGTCTTCGCCGAGGTGCGTGAGGCGGCCAAGCAGCCGGTGGAGCCGCACACCCCGCAGGTCGGGCCGGAGTGGGCGGACGTGCCGACCACGGTCACCGACGAGGTGATCAAGCGGATCGTCGAGTCCCAGATCAACCTGCCGGAGGGCTTCACCGTCCACCCGCGCCTGCTGCCGCAGCTGCAAAAGCGGGCGACGATGATCGAGGACGACTCGATCGACTGGGCCATGGGCGAGACCCTGGCCATCGGGTCACTGCTCATGGAGGGCCACCCGGTCCGGCTGGCCGGCCAGGACTCCCGGCGCGGCACCTTCGGCCAGCGGCATGCGGTGATCGTCGACCAGAAGACCGGCGAGGAGTACACCCCGCTGGCCAACCTGTCCGAGGACCAGGCGAAGTTCACCGTGTACGACTCGCTGCTGAGCGAGTTCGCGGCGATGGGCTTCGAGTACGGCTACTCGCTGGCCCGGCCGAACGCGCTGGTCATGTGGGAGGCTCAGTTCGGTGACTTCGCCAACGGCGCCCAGTCGGTCATCGACGAGTTCATCAGCTCGGGCGAGCAGAAGTGGGGCCAGCGCTCGCGGGTGGTCCTGCTGCTGCCGCACGGCTACGAGGGCCAGGGCCCGGACCACTCCTCGGCGCGCATCGAGCGGTACCTGTCGCTGTGCGCGCAGAACAACATGACGGTCGCGTACCCGACGCTGCCGTCGCAGTACTTCCACCTGCTGCGCTGGCAGGTCCACTCGCCACTGGTACGGCCCCTGGTGGTGTTCACGCCGAAGTCGATGCTGCGGCTCAAGGCGGCGACGTCGGCCGTGGAGGAGTTCGTCTCCGGCGCCTTCCGGCCGGTGCTCGGCGACCGGGTGGACGCCCAGGGTGTGCGGCGCGTGCTGCTCTGCTCCGGCAAGGTCTACTACGACCTGGACTCCTACCGGCGCCGGCACAACCTGACCGACACGGCGATCATCCGGGTCGAGCGGCTGTACCCGCTGCCCGCGGCGGAGATCGTGGCGGAGCTGGGCAAGTACCCGAACGCCCAGGAGCTGCGCTGGGTCCAGGAGGAGCCGGCGAACCAGGGCCCCTGGCCGTTCATGGCCCTCCACCTGCCCGAACACCTCGGCGGCCGGCTGCTGTACCGGGTGTCGCGACCCGCGTCGTCCGCGCCCGCGGTCGGCTCGGCGGCCGTCCACGAGATGGAGCAGAGGGCCCTCGTGGAGCAGGCGTTCGCAAGCTGA